The Tripterygium wilfordii isolate XIE 37 chromosome 1, ASM1340144v1, whole genome shotgun sequence sequence CCAACTCACCCACTATCGGGTGAGAACTGGTGGGAGGGGATGCAATGCGCATCACTCTCACTCCCCAAACAAGGGAGACTTTCAGTGGACCCATAGCAGCACCCGAGTAGTTCTTCATCTTGTTCACCTCGAATGGATTCAAAAACTCCAATAAATATAATAGTTCTTCTTGGTAGAAGTATCATCAATGGTCTAGCTGTAAACTGTACATGAAAATTGTTAAATAGCAATGACCTCTTGTTATGTTGGATTGATGAAGGTACTAGAGTGGAGATCAGATTTTCTTGCTTTAGATAATTGAAGATATGGAGTTGGTTGCTGGTTCAACCTGTTGTcgtttgggggggggggggggggggggagataGGTAAACCGTCCGATCTACCTATCTTAATCCAACGGTGAGAGTTGAAGGAGAAGGCCCAACATTTTGATCCATAAATTGTAGACTGTCCGATCTACCTATCTTAATCCAACGGCTAAAGGTCTATTGACTGGTTTCTCCCACGAATCCTCTAGCCACTATTAAGAAACAATGGATAAATTACTTTCCATAATATGGAAATTAAAATACTTCTAAATAGATATGATCACTATGGATTGTAAACAATTAAACATTGTAATTTGTAAGGAATATAATTAATGTTGAGAATACaataatagatatatataaattacTTTCCATAATATGGATATTAAATACTTCTAGATACACATGATCATATGAATTGTCAACATTGTAATTTGTAAGGAACGTACAAtgattagaatatatataactatataaggaAAGATAGTAAATAGAATATCACTATTAATCTTTTAAAATGTAACAGAATTTTGATTAAGATAGAATAAATATGAATGTGAACCTTCAATGAATTTGGATGATACTAAACTGACCCTGCAGAGTCAGAGAGGATTTATAGAATCTGTGATTAGCTAGGTTGGTCTTTCAATGGCGCTTCATTTGTTAAAGGCCATGAAGTTGTGcgtatttttcttttgtctatttTTCTTAACATCCAGAAGCAGTAGTTCTTCTCAATGGACTCTCCAGGTTCGGAATCACTTGAAACGCTTGAACAAGCCTCCCATCAAATCCATCAAGGTTCATTACCTGTTGTCTTTGACTCTTTATTTTTGGATTCAAATTTCTTGTGATTGTTCATAGTCTTTGATTCTGTTCAAACATGTGTGATTGAGACAGAGTCCAGATGGAGATATAATTGACTGCGTCCATATCTACGACCAACCAGCTTTGGATCATCCTTCCCTCAGAAACCATACAATTCAGGTCACtaccttttctttctccatttTAAAAGATATTGAGATTAAGGAATGCCAAACCAATGATAATATGTATTAATTAGTTTTCTTCTACCAATCTCTTCGTAGATGAGACCAAGTGTTTATCCGGAGGGGGCTGCAGGCTACATGGAGTCTGAGAAAGGATCAAACCCGTTTACACAATTGTGGCAGTTGAATGGAAGATGTCCACAAGGAACTGTTCCCATCAGAAGAATTACAGAAGAAGATATATTAAGAGCAAGCTCTATCGAAAGATTTGGGATGAAGAGACCAAATACAATCCCGCGAACAAGTCCGACAGATTTTGGTGACGATTCATATGTTCATGAGGTACCTGATTAATTATCTCTCTCTCGCTTACTGGAAATCAAAagttttgtaattatttttgtaataaatAAGGGATTACATTCCCATTACATATTTGATGTTAATTTGTTTTGGTATGTCTGGGATATTTAGTATGCAATTGCTTACATCGAAGGAAATGGGGAGAAGTATTATGGTGCCAAGGGAATTTTGAACGTATGGAAACCCAACACCCAAGGATTCGTCGAGTTCAGTTGTGCTCAACTATGGTTGTTGGGAGGTCCACTTGAAACTGGAAAACTCAACACTCTTGAAGCTGGTTGGCAGGTATTATATCATTATATCATGGTATCataaattttacatatttttctctaattttctctGTAAACAAACAGGTCAACCCTCTCCTATTTGGAGATAACAACACACGCATATTCATCTATTGGACGGTAAGAAAAATGTGTATATGTTTTTACTATTATTTTCTTATACTGTCAAATTAATAACTTCTATCTCTCATTCAAAATGAACATACAACAGAACGATGGATATCAAACCAATGGTTGCTACAACATGTTGTGCTCAGGCTTTGTCCAAGTCAATAATGGAATTTCCATGGGTGCACAAATCAGTCCAGTTTCAGAGTATGGTGGTTCCCAATTTGATATCCTTGTATACATATGGAAGGTAAGCATCTGACTGGTTTTACGAATCGTGTTTATATAAAGAATTGAATTCTAATAGTTGGAGACTATGTACAGGACCCAAAGCAGGGTAACTGGTGGTTGCAATTTGGGAACGAGAAACCGCTAGGATACTGGCCAGCCTCATTGTTCCCCTATCTGAATGATAGTGCTACAATGATCGAG is a genomic window containing:
- the LOC120014982 gene encoding uncharacterized protein LOC120014982 isoform X1, which encodes MALHLLKAMKLCVFFFCLFFLTSRSSSSSQWTLQVRNHLKRLNKPPIKSIKSPDGDIIDCVHIYDQPALDHPSLRNHTIQMRPSVYPEGAAGYMESEKGSNPFTQLWQLNGRCPQGTVPIRRITEEDILRASSIERFGMKRPNTIPRTSPTDFGDDSYVHEYAIAYIEGNGEKYYGAKGILNVWKPNTQGFVEFSCAQLWLLGGPLETGKLNTLEAGWQVNPLLFGDNNTRIFIYWTNDGYQTNGCYNMLCSGFVQVNNGISMGAQISPVSEYGGSQFDILVYIWKDPKQGNWWLQFGNEKPLGYWPASLFPYLNDSATMIEWGGEIINEQNDGQHTTTQMGSGHFPGEGFHKAAFFRNLKYIDNSNVPRDPRGFSTLLQQSSNCYDIQRHNDRVWEYAFFYGGPGRNPNCP
- the LOC120014982 gene encoding uncharacterized protein LOC120014982 isoform X2 — translated: MRPSVYPEGAAGYMESEKGSNPFTQLWQLNGRCPQGTVPIRRITEEDILRASSIERFGMKRPNTIPRTSPTDFGDDSYVHEYAIAYIEGNGEKYYGAKGILNVWKPNTQGFVEFSCAQLWLLGGPLETGKLNTLEAGWQVNPLLFGDNNTRIFIYWTNDGYQTNGCYNMLCSGFVQVNNGISMGAQISPVSEYGGSQFDILVYIWKDPKQGNWWLQFGNEKPLGYWPASLFPYLNDSATMIEWGGEIINEQNDGQHTTTQMGSGHFPGEGFHKAAFFRNLKYIDNSNVPRDPRGFSTLLQQSSNCYDIQRHNDRVWEYAFFYGGPGRNPNCP